A region from the Silene latifolia isolate original U9 population chromosome 7, ASM4854445v1, whole genome shotgun sequence genome encodes:
- the LOC141592213 gene encoding G-type lectin S-receptor-like serine/threonine-protein kinase At1g11300 isoform X1, with protein MLPLYIFLAYSCLAFHLAAGIGNATAIQLLKDSETIFSPNATYKLGFFSPPNNTDRYLGISFNQVSPTYFVWVANRDNPLKDSTGVLRLSEGRSLEIVDKKNDTFWSFKFSSPATNASLKIQLLDSGNLCVVALDKGGNSTVIWQSFDYPTDSLLPNMKITVKNTTATRLHAWTGPSDPSEGRFTVGLDSSINPQLVIWDGNKRHYRTGPWNGNLFLGMTYTDPTNDYADIYIQNNVAEDEVTLLYTGANQLSFSHYYFSYDGSLNEIWWDSGKRSWRSLYKAPDSQCDYYGKCGSYGTCNLEKAPICECLRGFVPNNTQEWKAGNWSSGCVRKTPLQCGKQGSVQDGFLLLKYVKLPDLELWLQGVSPNDCRTLCLNNCSCLAYAYDPGAGCMYWSQTLIDIQQFTIGGIDLNLRLAHSELGKKSRVKAVIVATLTVGTGLIIALIILWIFLSRSRGRGKALAFSLEKQANRNNILDQLNHRDHKSQRKLEDLPLIDFIDLAEATDNFHNNQMLGQGGFGQVYKGKLRDGREIAVKRLSAASLQGVEEFMNEVVVISRLQHKNLVSLIGFCDEGQEKMLVYEYMPNKSLDAFLFDSTKRELLDWRKRFNIIEGICRGLIYLHRDSRLRIIHRDLKASNILLDEQLNSKIADFGMARIFGHGQVQDETRRVVGTYGYMAPEYAMDGYFSEKSDVYSFGVLLLELLTAKKNKAFWYEDESLTLLGYVWKLWAEGNAGSIIDPVIYVPHNKEEINRSLQVGLLCVQENVNDRPNMSTVMSMFSSDITDLPWPKEPGFNKRHVVTETITTQLHQISGENISITAISGR; from the exons ATGCTTCCACTCTACATATTCTTGGCCTACTCATGCTTAGCGTTTCACTTGGCCGCTGGAATAGGCAATGCTACTGCCATTCAGCTCCTTAAAGATTCCGAAACTATATTTTCTCCAAATGCTACCTACAAGCTTGGGTTTTTCAGTCCTCCAAACAATACAGATAGGTATCTTGGGATATCTTTCAATCAAGTTTCACCAACATATTTCGTATGGGTAGCAAACCGGGACAACCCCCTTAAGGATTCCACGGGAGTATTAAGACTATCGGAGGGCAGGAGTCTTGAAATTGTTGACAAGAAAAATGACACATTTTGGTCGTTCAAATTTTCAAGTCCTGCAACTAATGCTAGTTTGAAGATTCAGCTTTTAGATTCTGGGAATCTCTGTGTAGTAGCCCTCGATAAAGGTGGGAATAGTACAGTGATATGGCAGAGCTTTGATTACCCAACTGACTCACTCTTGCCAAACATGAAGATCACAGTTAAAAATACCACTGCCACGAGGTTACACGCTTGGACAGGCCCGTCAGATCCATCGGAAGGAAGGTTCACTGTCGGTCTTGATTCTTCAATTAATCCTCAATTAGTAATTTGGGATGGTAATAAACGTCATTATCGAACTGGTCCATGGAACGGTAATCTTTTTCTGGGAATGACATATACTGATCCAACTAATGATTATGCTGACATTTACATTCAGAATAATGTTGCCGAAGATGAAGTTACATTACTTTACACAGGAGCAAATCAGTTGTCCTTTTCACACTACTACTTCAGTTATGATGGTTCACTAAATGAGATATGGTGGGACTCGGGAAAGAGGTCTTGGCGATCACTGTATAAGGCTCCTGATAGCCAGTGTGATTATTATGGCAAATGTGGAAGTTATGGTACCTGTAACTTGGAAAAAGCGCCTATTTGTGAATGTCTAAGGGGATTCGTACCAAACAATACCCAGGAATGGAAGGCAGGAAACTGGTCTAGTGGTTGTGTCAGAAAGACACCCTTACAGTGTGGGAAACAAGGGAGCGTACAAGACGGTTTTCTACTCCTGAAATATGTAAAATTACCAGACCTTGAATTGTGGTTACAGGGAGTAAGTCCAAATGACTGCAGAACCCTGTGTTTAAACAACTGTTCCTGTCTGGCTTACGCGTACGATCCTGGTGCAGGCTGCATGTACTGGAGTCAAACATTGATCGATATTCAGCAATTTACCATCGGTGGGATTGATCTTAACCTTCGTCTGGCACATTCTGAACTTG GTAAGAAGAGTAGAGTTAAAGCTGTTATTGTAGCAACATTGACTGTTGGTACTGGCTTGATTATCGCACTCATTATCTTGTGGATCTTTTTAAGTCGAAGTCGAGGTCGAGGAAAAG CTCTTGCATTTTCATTAGAAAAACAAGCCAATAGGAACAACATCTTGGACCAACTTAACCATAGGGATCATAAGAGCCAAAGGAAACTCGAAGATCTACCGTTAATTGATTTTATAGATCTAGCAGAGGCCACAGACAACTTTCACAACAACCAGATGCTCGGACAAGGTGGTTTTGGGCAGGTCTACAAG GGAAAACTGAGAGATGGGCGAGAAATAGCTGTGAAAAGGCTTTCAGCTGCTTCTTTACAAGGAGTGGAAGAGTTTATGAATGAAGTGGTTGTTATTTCTAGACTGCAGCATAAGAATCTTGTGAGCCTTATTGGTTTCTGTGATGAAGGACAAGAAAAAATGTTGGTCTATGAGTACATGCCTAATAAGAGCTTGGATGCGTTTCTGTTCG ATTCCACCAAACGAGAACTTCTTGACTGGCGTAAACGCTTCAACATCATCGAAGGAATATGTCGAGGCCTGATATATCTTCATAGAGATTCAAGATTAAGGATTATTCACAGGGATCTCAAAGCAAGCAACATTTTGTTGGACGAACAACTTAATTCAAAGATTGCAGACTTTGGCATGGCAAGGATCTTTGGTCATGGTCAAGTTCAAGATGAAACCAGAAGGGTTGTTGGCACATA TGGTTATATGGCGCCAGAGTATGCAATGGATGGTTATTTCTCGGAGAAGTCAGATGTGTACAGTTTTGGTGTACTCTTGCTAGAACTCTTAACAGCAAAGAAGAATAAGGCCTTCTGGTACGAGGATGAATCACTCACACTCCTCGGATAT GTTTGGAAACTATGGGCAGAGGGCAATGCAGGGTCGATTATCGATCCAGTGATATATGTTCCACATAACAAGGAGGAGATTAATAGGTCCTTACAAGTGGGACTGTTGTGTGTTCAGGAAAATGTGAATGATCGGCCAAATATGTCAACTGTGATGTCGATGTTTTCTAGTGATATTACAGATCTTCCATGGCCTAAAGAACCCGGGTTCAATAAGAGGCATGTGGTTACTGAAACCATAACCACTCAACTGCATCAAATTTCCGGGGAAAACATATCTATTACAGCTATCAGTGGTCGATAG
- the LOC141592213 gene encoding G-type lectin S-receptor-like serine/threonine-protein kinase At1g11300 isoform X2 yields the protein MLPLYIFLAYSCLAFHLAAGIGNATAIQLLKDSETIFSPNATYKLGFFSPPNNTDRYLGISFNQVSPTYFVWVANRDNPLKDSTGVLRLSEGRSLEIVDKKNDTFWSFKFSSPATNASLKIQLLDSGNLCVVALDKGGNSTVIWQSFDYPTDSLLPNMKITVKNTTATRLHAWTGPSDPSEGRFTVGLDSSINPQLVIWDGNKRHYRTGPWNGNLFLGMTYTDPTNDYADIYIQNNVAEDEVTLLYTGANQLSFSHYYFSYDGSLNEIWWDSGKRSWRSLYKAPDSQCDYYGKCGSYGTCNLEKAPICECLRGFVPNNTQEWKAGNWSSGCVRKTPLQCGKQGSVQDGFLLLKYVKLPDLELWLQGVSPNDCRTLCLNNCSCLAYAYDPGAGCMYWSQTLIDIQQFTIGGIDLNLRLAHSELGKKSRVKAVIVATLTVGTGLIIALIILWIFLSRSRGRGKEKQANRNNILDQLNHRDHKSQRKLEDLPLIDFIDLAEATDNFHNNQMLGQGGFGQVYKGKLRDGREIAVKRLSAASLQGVEEFMNEVVVISRLQHKNLVSLIGFCDEGQEKMLVYEYMPNKSLDAFLFDSTKRELLDWRKRFNIIEGICRGLIYLHRDSRLRIIHRDLKASNILLDEQLNSKIADFGMARIFGHGQVQDETRRVVGTYGYMAPEYAMDGYFSEKSDVYSFGVLLLELLTAKKNKAFWYEDESLTLLGYVWKLWAEGNAGSIIDPVIYVPHNKEEINRSLQVGLLCVQENVNDRPNMSTVMSMFSSDITDLPWPKEPGFNKRHVVTETITTQLHQISGENISITAISGR from the exons ATGCTTCCACTCTACATATTCTTGGCCTACTCATGCTTAGCGTTTCACTTGGCCGCTGGAATAGGCAATGCTACTGCCATTCAGCTCCTTAAAGATTCCGAAACTATATTTTCTCCAAATGCTACCTACAAGCTTGGGTTTTTCAGTCCTCCAAACAATACAGATAGGTATCTTGGGATATCTTTCAATCAAGTTTCACCAACATATTTCGTATGGGTAGCAAACCGGGACAACCCCCTTAAGGATTCCACGGGAGTATTAAGACTATCGGAGGGCAGGAGTCTTGAAATTGTTGACAAGAAAAATGACACATTTTGGTCGTTCAAATTTTCAAGTCCTGCAACTAATGCTAGTTTGAAGATTCAGCTTTTAGATTCTGGGAATCTCTGTGTAGTAGCCCTCGATAAAGGTGGGAATAGTACAGTGATATGGCAGAGCTTTGATTACCCAACTGACTCACTCTTGCCAAACATGAAGATCACAGTTAAAAATACCACTGCCACGAGGTTACACGCTTGGACAGGCCCGTCAGATCCATCGGAAGGAAGGTTCACTGTCGGTCTTGATTCTTCAATTAATCCTCAATTAGTAATTTGGGATGGTAATAAACGTCATTATCGAACTGGTCCATGGAACGGTAATCTTTTTCTGGGAATGACATATACTGATCCAACTAATGATTATGCTGACATTTACATTCAGAATAATGTTGCCGAAGATGAAGTTACATTACTTTACACAGGAGCAAATCAGTTGTCCTTTTCACACTACTACTTCAGTTATGATGGTTCACTAAATGAGATATGGTGGGACTCGGGAAAGAGGTCTTGGCGATCACTGTATAAGGCTCCTGATAGCCAGTGTGATTATTATGGCAAATGTGGAAGTTATGGTACCTGTAACTTGGAAAAAGCGCCTATTTGTGAATGTCTAAGGGGATTCGTACCAAACAATACCCAGGAATGGAAGGCAGGAAACTGGTCTAGTGGTTGTGTCAGAAAGACACCCTTACAGTGTGGGAAACAAGGGAGCGTACAAGACGGTTTTCTACTCCTGAAATATGTAAAATTACCAGACCTTGAATTGTGGTTACAGGGAGTAAGTCCAAATGACTGCAGAACCCTGTGTTTAAACAACTGTTCCTGTCTGGCTTACGCGTACGATCCTGGTGCAGGCTGCATGTACTGGAGTCAAACATTGATCGATATTCAGCAATTTACCATCGGTGGGATTGATCTTAACCTTCGTCTGGCACATTCTGAACTTG GTAAGAAGAGTAGAGTTAAAGCTGTTATTGTAGCAACATTGACTGTTGGTACTGGCTTGATTATCGCACTCATTATCTTGTGGATCTTTTTAAGTCGAAGTCGAGGTCGAGGAAAAG AAAAACAAGCCAATAGGAACAACATCTTGGACCAACTTAACCATAGGGATCATAAGAGCCAAAGGAAACTCGAAGATCTACCGTTAATTGATTTTATAGATCTAGCAGAGGCCACAGACAACTTTCACAACAACCAGATGCTCGGACAAGGTGGTTTTGGGCAGGTCTACAAG GGAAAACTGAGAGATGGGCGAGAAATAGCTGTGAAAAGGCTTTCAGCTGCTTCTTTACAAGGAGTGGAAGAGTTTATGAATGAAGTGGTTGTTATTTCTAGACTGCAGCATAAGAATCTTGTGAGCCTTATTGGTTTCTGTGATGAAGGACAAGAAAAAATGTTGGTCTATGAGTACATGCCTAATAAGAGCTTGGATGCGTTTCTGTTCG ATTCCACCAAACGAGAACTTCTTGACTGGCGTAAACGCTTCAACATCATCGAAGGAATATGTCGAGGCCTGATATATCTTCATAGAGATTCAAGATTAAGGATTATTCACAGGGATCTCAAAGCAAGCAACATTTTGTTGGACGAACAACTTAATTCAAAGATTGCAGACTTTGGCATGGCAAGGATCTTTGGTCATGGTCAAGTTCAAGATGAAACCAGAAGGGTTGTTGGCACATA TGGTTATATGGCGCCAGAGTATGCAATGGATGGTTATTTCTCGGAGAAGTCAGATGTGTACAGTTTTGGTGTACTCTTGCTAGAACTCTTAACAGCAAAGAAGAATAAGGCCTTCTGGTACGAGGATGAATCACTCACACTCCTCGGATAT GTTTGGAAACTATGGGCAGAGGGCAATGCAGGGTCGATTATCGATCCAGTGATATATGTTCCACATAACAAGGAGGAGATTAATAGGTCCTTACAAGTGGGACTGTTGTGTGTTCAGGAAAATGTGAATGATCGGCCAAATATGTCAACTGTGATGTCGATGTTTTCTAGTGATATTACAGATCTTCCATGGCCTAAAGAACCCGGGTTCAATAAGAGGCATGTGGTTACTGAAACCATAACCACTCAACTGCATCAAATTTCCGGGGAAAACATATCTATTACAGCTATCAGTGGTCGATAG